CATCAGCCCACAATCAGGAGAGCTGATGACACTGACAATCAGGAAAGCCAGTGAAAGTGAGGGTTTCTCCTATCCTCATCCCCAGGGGAGCAGCTTCCTCCTTATCTGGTGCCCAGAAGCCACAGCAGCAGGCCCAGCAGTGGGCACAGCTCTGCCCACTGGGCAACTGGGCACAAGCCGTGACTTAGGCTTCCTGTGCCTCTATTTCCTCATCTGTGTGAGAGCAAAGCAAAGTGCCTGCATGAGGGGCTCCTGGGAGATGCTGCCTATGGGGCCCTGGTCCTGTCCCCACAGCAAAGCTGGTGCTCATTGGGTACTGGATGCTGTGACAAGGATGATGAAGGTGACAGGCTGGAGGGTGACAGGGGTGGCCAGGAAAGCCAGTCAGGTGAGCTGGGTGTttccaagagaggagaggaaagactaGGGAGAGATTAGGGCCAGAAGATGGGCAAGATGTGGAAGATTTTTTATCTGAATCATAATCATTAGGGCCTAAGCCCTTTGAATCCAGAACAATACAGGCGTCACTGGGACCAGGTGTTTGGTGACTTGGGGAGTGCACTTTGAGGAAGATCCTTATGTTAGCAGTTGAGGCCACACAAGGGACAATATTCTTTTCACAATCGAGGAAACTGAGGACACCGAGAGGGAGACCAACATGTCCAGGATCACACAGCCTGTATGTAAATGGGCTGGACTCTGAGCATACTTTCTTGGTCCAGAACTGGTCTTTTTGTCgtacttaagatttatttatttatttattaacaggaaagaaaaagagagagcaaaaatagaatcaaagtatcactctggcacatgcagtgccaggggttaaactcatgcttgagagtccagtgctttagctacTGCACTACTTCCTAGACCACCAGAACTCACTCTCTTAGCCAGAAGGctgctcctcccacccccaacccggGCTCAGTGCCCACTATGATGGTGCACAGCTGGCCAGAACACCAGCACCagacctgcccctgtgccctcaGAGCTCCCTGCTCTCTCTGGGGCTCAGCTTCATCTGTTAGGAAGGAGcctggcttccccactgagccAACTGGCAGATTCAGATGGGCACCCTCACCCCCGTCTCTTAGCCTTAGCAAAAGGGGGCCTAGAAAATAGTAAGCAGAGGGGACCCCAGACTTCCTACAGGAGCCTGCTCCCCCGGATGAGGTCAGGACAtcctcccaaccccacccccctggCAGCAGGTTATCAGCTGCGCCCAGCTGTTCCACCCTGGCAGCTATGGGACCCGTTGCCTACCCCCTAACTATGCCACACACCTCCAGTCTTCATCCTAAGCTGGTCTGGTACCCCCAGAAAGTGAGGAAACCTCTGTTCAATGCTTAGACCTGCAAGTTGCCTAGGATATAAGCACCTAGACCTAATGTTGAACCCCCAACTAACagcctcccctccacccctgaTACCCCCCACCAGGGCTGTCTAACTTGCTAAGTGATGCCACCATCTTCCTCACCCACTGGAACTCCAGTgtcatccttccttcttccccttgTCTGTGCTTCTGTCCACTATCAACAACTAGCTATGTGGAGTCCATCTCTGGAATACCTCTCAGTCTTACTCTCTCACCATGCTCACCAGAGCCAGCATCTTAAACCAGTCTTCCCCATTCCTGTCTGGGCCCACTTCTTGGGAAGGCCTGGGCCTACTTTTTGAAAGACCTAGGCCTATTTCCTGGAAGGCCTGGCTCTACTTCCTAGGAAGACCTAGATATATTTCCTGGGATGGTCAGGGTCATTCCCGGGAAGGCTTGGATCTACTTCCTGGGAAAACCTGGATCTACTTCctgggaagatctgggccatttCCTGAAGGCCTTGGCCTGTGTTATTGTTCCAGGGGTCGCCATCCCCCTTTCCCTACTTTCCCCAGCAGGCTCCATCTAATCCCCCAACCCCTGTTGTACAGGTGATCTGAGATTTATCCAAATCCCAAACTTGTCTCTTGCCTCCAGTCCTTTGCTCAGTGACCATTCCAGCTAAGCTCCCCCCCCAGCCCTCCAGGTCCTGCCACACAGCCTGGGTGTCAACTTCCCAACCAGGACACATAACAGACCTGGTGGAGCTCGGAGCAAATGAATATACGAAGCTTCTTGTTCAAAAGGAGGTAAGTACCACCAAAGACACTAGAACAGAAAGCCCTCCACCCACTGTGGTGTTAGTGACAGACCCTCAGGTGcctccctgtgtccccatgtccctgtGACCCAGTGCAGACACAGTCCACCAGCCTCAGGTCCTCATGTCCCCCAGTCCAACATGTGGGTATCTCATGTGCTGACAGGAGGCGGGGGGCTCTCCCTTCACAAGGACCCCTGCTTTGACCCCAGGTGGGCCAGCAATGCCCAGGGAATGACAATTTCTAAGAAACACTGTGAGTCCGAATGGGGATGGGGGCACAGGCTAGACCCAGCAGCCACCCACTGAATGAGTGGTGACACTGTCAGCTGAGAGAACAGCCCCTGCTATGCTTTCTCCTGAGACACCAAAGAGCACATGGGCCCAGCCCTGACCCTCCCCACCCTGCTCAGGCTCACTAAGGGGAGGGACTGAGCAGAAAGCTGGCTCTccaaaagggggaaggggaggtggCAGCACGTGGGACTGTGGGCGGCTCAGAGCTTGGGCTGCAGACACCATTGTGCCTTTGGCATCACTTACAAAGCACAGCAGTGAAGATGACACTCTAAAATGCCAGTACTccaccacatggcacaaaggctgGGTTAAGGTCCCACTCCTGCGAAGCTGGTCCTGGCTTCCTTATTGGGCTCTCAACCATCATCTTCCTGGAAGCTACCCTGACCCCAGACTAGTCCAGCCTCTCCCCCAGTGAGACATGGGAGTGTCCTCAAGTTCCACATGCTGCTCAATTCATGTAACTACTTCTCAGATCTGCATAATTGTAATGACTTGTTTAATTGATTTGATCCAACTCTGGGAAGACGGGAATTATGTCTGTTCACTTCATAATGGCACCCTGGTATGTGCCAAGGATGCAACAGGGACTGAATCAGTATTTGCAGATGAGAGAGTTAGCCAAGAACTGGCCCTTGAGCCTCCCTTCTTAAAAGCTCTGGGCCACTTTGGGTGAAGGGAAGTCCCTTAGCTTCTCAGATACCCTCAGAGCAGCCAGTGGGTAGGAGGGAGCCAAGcagctcctctccctccctctgcctctcctacCTCTCATTCCTCTCTTGCTGGTTTTGTAGAGGTGATTATACAATCGACAAAGTTGAACGAGGACACCTCAGCCCAAAGCTGGCTGTGTGACCTTAATATTATCTGTTCTCTCTGGGTTACTCACTGATGAACATCCCATCTGGCTCTGACAGTCCAGgtagaattttctttaaaaaggcctctttaaaaaaaaaaaaaaaaaaaatatatatatatatatatatatatatatatatatatatatatatatatatattacaaccaggattatcactagggcttggttggtgcctgcataaggactccacagctcccagtggcttttttcttatagagacagagagaaatagaggtggaggaagaagagacacctgcagcactgctccgatgcttgtgaaggttcctccctacaggtgagcactgggtgcttgaacccaagtccttccaCATGAGAATTAATGTGCTCTACTGAGCGCATCACCTCCCTAGACTTGGAAAGGTTTCTCATCAGGATGTCCTCCTCCACAGAGCTCTAGACTTTATCCAAGGCTCCAGCCCACAAGTGAAGGAAAGCACACAGACCGTCTGAACATTTTAGGGTAGCCACCTGGTTTCAAGACGGAGGGCATATGAACATGAAGGTGGCATCTAAGGTGGGGCAATGCAGGGGTGGTGGAGGGGAAGAGCAGAGACAGAACTTCTCACTTAAGGAGTAGAAATGGAGCTAAAGCCCCACCAAAACAGAGTCCTGAAGAATGTTCCTCCTGGACTCAGGAACACAGAGAAGTCGGCTTGCCTTGCTCAAGGCTGAGCATTTAGAGAGATGCACTCCCCCTCTGTTGAACTGCCTCTGTCCACGTTCAGCCCCACTCTTTTTTCACACTCGACAGAGTTTTTCAAGTATAGCCAAGCGCACCCTTAGCAGCCCAGCTTCTCCCTGAATTGAGAGAAATTCCCATGGAAACCAGCAGaaaggagaggcagagataaatttcTTCTTGTTGGGTCCTGCATGCACACTAATCACCCTCCCCCCCTTCCACCTGGCAGGAAAGTGCTTGCTGGAAGGGTGGGCCCATTGTTCTGTCTCCTCTGGGACCCCAAGGATCAATGCCCAGACTCTGTTTCTAAGTGGGCATCTCTTAGAAGGCCTCACACGGTCACCTCAATGGAAACACAACAATCACACAGGCAGATCTGAGAGCCAGGAAAGCCTGAAGCTAGAAACCTTGACAAGACTTGGACCCAGATTCTCAGAGCCTCATACCCCTTGGCTTATCCTGGGCCCTATTTCACAGGAGTAGCTATGGGGATTAAACATGGTAATAATGTAAAAATACTTAGAACAAAGCCTGGCATTTAATAAAAACTTGTTCAAAATCAGCCATCTTGCTTATCATCTATTGGTTTGGCCAGTCCTTGGGACTCCTCAGGTCTCAGTTTCTTCATTCAGAAAACAGAATGAAATGAAAGGCCAGAGAAGTTGATTCTGGAAGCTCTGACATTCTCTATATAGTTCCAGGACTGAGTCTTTGGTCAAAGTGATAGAGAAGCCTAAAGCatgtctgccctgggaagcccTAGACTGAGCGCCCAGGAAGGCTAGCTGGATGGATACTGCTCCTTCTGGAGTCTCCCCAGGATGGGAACTCAGCCTTCAGCACCCCCTGGCTCACTAGCTAATGTagctgagcctcagtttctgcaTCTGTGCCCCAGGGCTAATTTGGGCTGTGAGGATGACATGAGGCCTCTCTTTTGGGGTATTGAGCACAGTTCCTGGGCACGGAGGGTGCTTGCTCAGCACTGGTGACAGCATGGCAAACTCCTGTCTCTGGCTACTCAGCCAGCCCCATTGGAGGCCAGAGGGTGGGAGAAGGGCCTCTCCCAGGTCCTCAGGGGGTGTCTCTTACCAGGCCAAGGTTCAGGGTGTTGTTGTCATCTTCTGGCATGGGCAGGTACACGGCCAGGGCCACACAGTTGACAAAGATGGTGAGCAAGATGATGGTCTCGAAGGGTCTGGTGCCAGGGTTAAGGACTGCCCTGGGGGAGGTGTGTggtgcaggggggtggggaggagagcacTGCTGGCCTGTCCACGGGGTACCTGGTGCCCATGCAGAGGGGCAGTAGCTTCTTCTTAGGCACTTTAAGACTGCTGCTCTGGCTCCTGGCTGAGGACCCCTTGGCATGGGGACCAGGGAGTCTCAAGGCTCCCTTTTGGGGCTGTGCACCCTGCCTGTACCCTCTCAAGGAACAGGGAATGTCTGGCCAAAGATCCCTGAGGATTCTCCCAGAGAAAAGACAGCAAGACTAGGGCCTGGGAGATGGAGCTGTAGGCTCCAGAGTCCAGGGAAGAAGGGGCTAGGGGACAGGATCAGGGACCTAAGAACCGAGAgcacatggggtggggggagctcacACCCACTCTTCATCCCTGCTACCTGACACACCTCCTCTCCATGACTGTTTTGTAGAGGTGCCCCAGAGGCAGTCTGAGTGGGAAGTCAGGGTGTAAGGGGATAGCAGCCAGAGTGAAGTGGCCACTGCAGCTATGGGGAGCCTGGTGACCCCCCACCTGGCACACGCTCCCTCGATCTCCCCGTTCTCTCCCATTCTTTAGGGGACAGCTGCTGAGAGTCTGGGTGTCCAGAAGCATCCGGAATGCCTCAGACATTCCTGGCCCTTCCCTCAGAACCCAATGACACAGCCTCCCCTGTGCTCCCActcctgcctcccttcccccaAACAGCCCTGGGGTTCAGGGGGTATCTGTGAGCTAAAGGGGCCAGGTCTGTGTGCTCCACCTCCTCTCCCCCAGCTCCATCCATCTGGGGTGCCCTCTCCCCAGGGAAGCCTTCCTCAACCCCACCTTCCTCTTCACTATCACCCTCTCCATCTCAAACAGGACTGTTGACCCACATATTGAGTGAGAGGCTGGGGAACTAGCTCAGCTGAGAAAGCACTGGACTTCCATGCCCGAGGCTTCTGGTTTGATTCCTTAATGCTGAGTTGACCAGAAAGGGTCTCTGTGGCATGGGAAGTGGCTATCATAAATCCCCTTATCATTAAACACtgtgggacagagagacagctcagtagTTCAAGTCCTGACAGCATAGGGGAGGTGCCATAGTGCTGGGAAAAGCTCAGATGAtgtggtttctcttcctctctctctgcctctgtctacatgaatgaacaaaaacaaacaaaattgactcaggagtggtgaagtcactCATTTGCAGTGCCTGAGTCcacagaataaataagtaaaatgctgAGCTGTGCCTGCCATAGTGTGGACCTGGGCAGCACATCTGGGGACAGCCAGGGACAGCCTGGTCCCTCCACAGATGGTCAGCAGGATTTGGGTCGCCCACTCAGGCCTCACCGGTCTCCCTTCCCATCTGACCCCCACCCATTTGAGGATTTCCTTCCTGAAGCCACCTCCCCCAAGCCTGTGTCCCTCTCCAACAGTGTGGTCCACTACACCCCCCTCCTCGCCACTGCCTCCCTTGTGCCCCAAGGATACTTCCACTCCACGATGCTGATGCAGGCCTTTCGGACGGGGTTCTGCAGCGTCAGGCAGAACAGGGCCCGTGGTGGGCGCGGTAGGACCTCTGGAGGTGGCTTCTTGGGCTGCTTCTTCTTCAGGCCCTCATCCTGGGGCGAGGATGGCTCCATGGCGTCCCCGGCAGCCTGGCTCTTTTGGGTTCCCCACCCCACTGCCCAGCCTGCGTCCCGATGCCCCAGCCTTGGGGACTGGGCGGCAGAGCCCTCAGGCGGGTGAGCCAGCTGTGGGGGCGGTGGATCACTCCCCTGCTCCCTTAGAGTAAAATTAGCCTCTCAGCTCCCTGCTGCCCAGACTCAGCTCTGCAGCCAGGCAGCTGTCACTTCCCCGCCCCCAGCTGGTGACATCCCAACTTGTCCCTGAAGAGGTGGTGGCGGGAGGAGGAAGGGACTCACAACCAGGCCTGGgacagggcgggggagacagactGAGGGGGCTTAGGGAAACAGGGTGACAGGAGTTCAGAAAGGAGTAGTCTATGAGCTGGAACCCCAAAATTCCAGATGGTTGCACCCTCCTGAAACCAGTTTTCTCTTTAGCACCCCCTTAGTGCCTACAACTTTGAGGTCACACCTCATTGCATCCCTCTGTTCAGGAATCAGCTGattcacttacacacacacacacacacacacacacacacacacacaccacagatggAAGGTTCCAGAAAACTCTGAGCATGCAGGGGCCTGGGGCACAGCACCTGCCACACCCGCTAGAGACTTGAGTGGCTTGGAGTGACTTGCGTCCCCCTTCTAACGTGCAAAGGAGGGTGCCTTCTCTCTGGGCTTGTGCTGTGTCTCCTCCGCACAGCTTCTGGCATATGCCAAGCTCTCTGTAAATGTTACTTGGATGCACCAGCTGAAAGAACCCCCACGCACCCTGGAAAGGCATGGTAAGGCCTACCAGTGTGGACGGCTGGGCGGCTGAGGACAGGCTCAGAGTCACTAGATCCAGTCTTTTATTTAGGCCCCGGTGTGGGCGCCCACCGAGCCAAGATACCCatgcagccccagccccaggagcctgccctcctggggagAGGCAGGTGCGGAGGGGGGGTTTCCCCATCCCTCCACATTGGAAGCAGGTCTGGGGGTCCTGTCTGGCCTGGGGCCTGCAAATCGGGGGTTCCTCCCGCCCCCCAGCAATCTCAGTATGAGGCCCCTCGAGGCGCCTCGCTTCCTGGGGACACAGGGCTGCCACCAGGACGAAGCCAGGAGCCTGGACTCGCCTTCCCCGTGTGCGGAGCCAGACGCCGGGTGTCATCCTGGGTTGTCCCCTGGTTGCAGCCTGGAGGGGGCGCCCCGTAGTTTGCGGGGGTGGAGGAGCTGAGCTGCTTCTCACTGCGCCCACCGAACTCCTCCAGCTCCTGTTCCCGCTGGCCCGCACCCTCGCTCCAAACGGAGACGaaggggaaaggggggagggtCTGCCTGGCACCCCGGGACCCCACGTGTCAGCGGCCTGCACCCCCGGGGCCCCTCAGCGACGGGATTCCTGGGACTCCAGGCGGGGCGGGCTGGGCGGCCCTGCGGGTGGGCTGGGGGGCGCAGCGCCGTCGGGCGCGGGGGTCGGGGCGCCCAGCAGCTCCTGCAGGTGCTTGATGTAGCGGATGGCGGCGCGCAGCGTCTCCACCTTGCTGAGCCGCCGCTCGGCCAGCGCGCCCGGGAGGTGACCGCGCAGCCGCGCGTAGCCCTCGTTGACGCAGCGCACGCGCTGCCGCTCGCGCTCGTTGCGCTTCTGGATGAAGGCGGGTTCGAAGGGGTAGTCGGCGCCCAGGCCGCCGGGGAAGGGCGCGTAGGGCAGCACGCCAGCGTACGCGTCGTAGAAGGGCGGCTCGGCGGGCGCGGGGTACAGCAGGAAGGGCACCCCGCCCAGCGGCTCGGCGGCGGGCAGCGGCTGCAGGCGGCCAGGGGGCGCCAGGCCCAGGGGGGGAAGGCGCGGGGGCGCGGCGGGCCGGCGCTGCCCCAGCGCCCCGCACAGGTTCTGGCTCATGGTGCCGCGCGGGGGCGCTGCCGCCGCCCTGCCCGCCGGCCCTGCGCGCTGGGGGCCCGGGCTCGCGCGCAGGGGGCCTCTCCGCTCTCGGGGGGCGCCGCCCGGGTCGCCCTAGCGCCGGCCATGCCCCCGGGCGGGAGCGACCCTCGGCAGAGGCTCAGCGCACGCCGGCTGCCGCCCAGTCTGGGGCGCTGCGGGTCGCTGGGGGCCCTCGCCCGTCCCCGCGGCGCCCATGGGTGGGGGTGCTGCTCCTGGGCGGCTGGTGGGCCCGGGGCTCCGTGCTGGGGTCCCGGAGCCTGCGTCTTGTTCCTCCGGGGTTTCGGGGTCCCCAGGCTGCTGGGAAGCCGGAACCGATGGCTTGTTAGGAATGTGGGGTCCCGGGAAAGGCTCCTGGAGAAGGAAGAGCGAACAGGGCCATCAGGAAAGGCCTCCTCATCCCCAGCCTCCAGCGGGCAGGGCAGCTCAGTTCGAACCCTGCGCTCGCCCTTAGTGGCTGGGTGACCAGCCGTCCCAGTTGCCTTGTATGGAGCTAGTAAAACATCCCCTACGGGAGACTAACATTGTGggctgggctggtgaaatagctcactgggacagTGCACCTGCTTAGTCATGTACACAACCCACGTTCGAACCTGGCTCCCACTGCCTCGCTACTGTGgcctcttgctggattccttccttccttccttccttcttttctaaaaataaaacaggCTGGTGACAGACcacatttggatagtgtgttgctttgttatGTATTTGactgacccagattcaagcccagcccccactgcaatgaaggaagcttcagttctgggGTCTTATTCACTCCGTCTCTTCTTTGCCTCTCAGTCTCTACCTAAAAGCCAAAACAGAAGACTAATCATGTATAAGATTCCaacgagggagtcgggctgtagtgcagcgggttaagcgcaggtggcgcaaagcacaaggaccggcataaggatccctgttcgaaccccgctccccacctgcaggggagtcgcttcacaggcagtgaagcaggtctgcaggtgtctatctttctctcccccctctctgtcttcccctcctctctccatttctctctgtcctatccaacaacgacgacaataataataactacaacaataaaacaagggcaacaaaagggaataaatattaaaaaaacaaaaaagaatccaACGAGAAGAAATAAACCAAGATACACCCACCAGGCCTGCCTCATAGAAAGTGCCTAAGGTATCATCTCCTTTGAGAGAGGTCAAGACCTTTCCCTGACTTTGCCTGGGCCTGAGACCACGGGGACCCCAGGACTGCTTACTGAACCCCCAGTAGCAGCAGGAGTAGTGGCTAGCTCTTCACTGAAGACAACACATGTCTGATTCTAAAAGGCTGGGTGAGGTGGGTACCCTCAGAGCCCCGGGCCTAGGGGAGGGAGCCCCTGCCCACTGGTGCATCTGCCAGGCTCAGAGGAGTCCAGGTGCACCTCATGCCCTCTTGTCGCCCACCTGTGGTGTTTTCCTTCACCTCTATGTGCTTGTCAGGTGCTTCCCAAATACTGAATAAGTGGAGCGAAGGAGGGTTAGGCTGAGTCCTCTCCCCTGAACTGAAGCGGAGTGCAGTGCAAGGCCTTATCACCCCCCTCCAGAGTCTCCTGTGTCCTCAGGGCTGCTCCAGGTGGTAGGACAGCAACAAGCAAAACTTTGCCATGAGACAACAACCACAATGACGATTATAGCTGCCAATATTTGTGATCAGTTGGGGCGTCTCTGCTCATTTCACTGTCCAATTTCACTGTCCCCAGGCTTTTCACTCAGGCGGAGACACCATGACAGAAAAGCTGACCCCAGTGCCATGGCactgccatgtggtgctagggttcaaACTTGGGCCCCATGTATGCCAAAGCAAGTGCCCTACCTGGCTAGCTATTCCTCTGCCTgtcatatattatttataatcttCAAAGGGCtctgtgtgtttttgtttgtttaaccagaacactgcttagctctggcatatagtgaccCTGAGAGTTGAACCTAGGCCTgtggagcctcaagcatcagTCTCTTTacttagccattatgctatcactccTGCCCTGTTAAATGTCATATGTAAACCATCCCATGTGATTCTCACACCATCATATGGAGCTAGTATCCAGTTTTATGGGGGAGAAAATGGAGACTCATAGAGATGACGTTTCCTGCCTAAGATTCACATTGAGTGGCTATTTTCATGAACTAATTCATGCTAATACACCTCACTCCCGACTTTTTCTCCTGGTGGGTTCATATCGGAACCTAAAGCACCGTCATAAATTGTG
The sequence above is a segment of the Erinaceus europaeus chromosome 19, mEriEur2.1, whole genome shotgun sequence genome. Coding sequences within it:
- the ASCL5 gene encoding achaete-scute homolog 5 → MSQNLCGALGQRRPAAPPRLPPLGLAPPGRLQPLPAAEPLGGVPFLLYPAPAEPPFYDAYAGVLPYAPFPGGLGADYPFEPAFIQKRNERERQRVRCVNEGYARLRGHLPGALAERRLSKVETLRAAIRYIKHLQELLGAPTPAPDGAAPPSPPAGPPSPPRLESQESRR